TGCAGAAACGTGGTCGCTAGCTCGATGCCAACACAGCAGTGCGAGCGGTAGTTTAGCTCCAGCAGAATAGGCCGCCGCCCGCCCCGCGACTCGCCCTTGTGGATCTCGCGGATGCGATCGGCCTCGATCAGCTCGTTGATGATATTGGAAACCGTGGAGCGGCTGAGATTGGTACGCTTGGCGATTTCCGCGCGCGAGATCTGGCCCTCCTGGCGCACGAGGTTGAGGATCAGCGCCTGGTTTAGCTCGCGCATGAGCGAAAGATCAGCCGTCAGTGGTACAGTTCCCATGCGCGCAATCATAGCCGAACTCATTTCGTTCGTCAACTGAACGATCAAACGAAATACTCGGCTCTTTTTCGTCCATCTGAGGCTATGGGATGCGGATTCTTTGGACTTTCGGCAGGCCGCCGCTCAGCCTTGCCACGCCACACGCTCGAAGGCGGCGCGTGCCAGCAGCGCCGTTTCAGCGCTGGCCGCATAGCGCGCAAACCACCAGTCATAGTTGGGGCTACGCCAGCCGGGAGCAGCGACCATCTGCGGCAGCTCGGCGGCCAGAAACGTCAGCGGGCGGAAGCGAATCGCATCGAACAGGCCGTCCAGCTCAGGCTGCGTCAGGCGATGGTGCTGGCCGTAGCCCGCGATCAGCGCATCGATCTGCGCGGCATCGGGCTTGTCGCCGTGCTCAGGATGGCACGAGCCGAGCAAAAAGCCAAGGTCGAGGATCGCAGGACAGGTGCCCGCGCCGTCCCAATCGATCACCGTGAGCGTCCCGTCGGGCAGCGCCAGCACGTTGCCGGGATGGAAATCGCTGTGGATCAGCGTGGCGGGCAGGTCTGTCCAGTGCTGCGTGGCATCGATCGCCGCGAGTAGCGCAGCATAGAGCGGCTGAAGTTGAGGCGGAACACGCCCCGCGATGCTGGCGAGATCGTCGAGCGCTAGGCTCATTTCCTGGGCAATGCTGCGCTCCGAGATCGGCAGCGCTTCGAGCAGCGGCGCGGCCTCGAACTGGGCGTGCAGGCGTCCCAGCAGCGCGCCGAGCCGTGTCAGCGTCGGCAGGTCGCGGCTCACAGGCATGCCCGCAACAAAGCGTGTCACCAGCAAACGCCAGCCGTCGCGAGCGGCAAAGGGCGCGTCATCAACGGTATGTACCAGCCGCTCAGCCGGATAGTCGGCCTCTTCCAGGGCGATCAGCACCCGCGCGGTGGCCGCGATGTCGCTCCTGGTATTCGCGGGCATGTACACGCGCACCACCCAGCGCGTCGCGTCGGGCAGCATCGCCAGATAGACCGGCTTATCGCCCTCGGTGCCGATCAGCCGCGTCAGCGCCACGGGCTGCACGTCGTAGGCGCTTCGGAGCGCCTCCCGCAGCATCGCGACGATGGTCGTGTCTTCGGCATCCACCCGAAACGTCCTCCACAACACAACAAGGGCGCTCCGTAGAACGCCCCTGCCGGAAACCATCGAACGAGCTTACTTGTCGCGCCGGGCCTCGCCCAGCGCCGCCTGCGCCGCAGCCAGCCGCGCGATCGGCACGCGGTACGGGCTGCACGAGACGTAGTCGAGGCCAACCTTGGCGCAGAAGACCACAGAGCTAGGCTCGCCGCCATGCTCGCCGCAGATCCCAACCTTCAGATCGCTGCGGGTCTTGCGACCGCGCTCGGTGCCGATCTGTACCAGCTGCCCGACACCTTCCTGGTCGAGCACCTGGAACGGATCGTCACGGAAGATCTTTTCCTCGACGTACTTGGGCACAAAGCGCGCGCTGTCGTCGCGACTAATACCCATCGTGGTCTGCGTCAGGTCGTTGGTGCCGAACGAGAAGAACTCAGCAACCTCGGCGATCTTATCGGCGACCAGCGCGGCGCGCGGCAGCTCGATCATCGTGCCGACCAGATAATCGCTAAAGCCGACCTCATCGGCCACGCGGCGCACGATGTCGGCCTGACGGCGCAGCTCCTCTACGGTATTGACCAACGGTATCATCACCTCAGGCTGCACGTCGACGCCCTGCTCTTTGCACTCCTTGGCGGCGGTGAAGATCGCGCGGGCCTGCATCTCGGTGATCTCAGGATAGACCATGCCCAGGCGGCAGCCACGGAAGCCGAGCATCGGATTGGCCTCGCGCAGGCTTTCGACCTTGCTCTTCAGCCGCTCGAAGGGAATGCCCATCTTGCCGGCCAGATCGCGAATCTCCTCGTCCTCATGCGGCAAGAACTCGTGCAGCGGCGGATCGAGCGTGCGGATCGTCACCGGCAGGCCGTTCATCGCCTTGAAGATCCCGACGAAGTCTTCCTTCTGGTACGGCTCGATCTGCGCCAGGGCGGCCTTGCGCTCTTCCAGCGTCTCGGCGACGATCATCTCGCGCACGGCGTCGATGCGGTTGCCCTCGAAGAACATGTGCTCAGTGCGGCACAGCCCGATGCCCTCCGCGCCGAAGCCACGC
This DNA window, taken from Herpetosiphonaceae bacterium, encodes the following:
- a CDS encoding phosphotransferase; its protein translation is MDAEDTTIVAMLREALRSAYDVQPVALTRLIGTEGDKPVYLAMLPDATRWVVRVYMPANTRSDIAATARVLIALEEADYPAERLVHTVDDAPFAARDGWRLLVTRFVAGMPVSRDLPTLTRLGALLGRLHAQFEAAPLLEALPISERSIAQEMSLALDDLASIAGRVPPQLQPLYAALLAAIDATQHWTDLPATLIHSDFHPGNVLALPDGTLTVIDWDGAGTCPAILDLGFLLGSCHPEHGDKPDAAQIDALIAGYGQHHRLTQPELDGLFDAIRFRPLTFLAAELPQMVAAPGWRSPNYDWWFARYAASAETALLARAAFERVAWQG